The genome window AGCAAAGCGGTCATTGGGATTTTTACCACCTTCATCCCAAATCATCGGCATAATCACTTTAGCTGACACAGAAGTACCCAGTGCTACATCTTTAGTATTTGCGGCATTGGAATTGACTAAATTTGCAGAGGTACGGTTGAGGATACCCACCATACCGGGAGTTAAATCAGCTTGAGTATCAACACTTTTAGAGCCAACTAAAACTGTTCGCAGTTCAGCCTCTTGGGGAGTGGGTGTACTTGATTTTAAAGTTTTGAGAGTTTGATTACTTGCTGTCGATGCTGTCGGTTTTTCCTGAGTTGACAGAGTTGAGTTACTAATTTGTGACTGTCCCAAACCGGCTAATTGGTTCCATTGTTGTAAAGCATCAGCATTACTTTCAGGTTTTTCTACTGATTGCTGAATTGTTTGTGGAGGTGTATAACTTACAGGAGAATTTACAAGTGGGGAAGAATACCGTCTAACTACAGGTGCTGGTTCTGTAACTCTGACAGCAGTAGTGCGCGGTGGAACAGTCTGCTGCTGTACTGTACGAACTGGTGGTGGTGTCGGTTGTGTTTTAGCTTGTGATGTTTGACTAGGAGATTTAGTAGGAACTGGTTCTACTTTTTCTACTTTAAGTTGTTGCTGTTGGTCTTGAAATGCTAATCTGCTTTTGAGTTCAGCAGACTCATCTAAAACTGGTTCACTACGGGTACTACTGGGAGAAGGATTAGCGGTTTTCGCCGCTTGTTTAGCAGGAGGTTTGGGTTGCAGAAATCCAAACCAGAGGGTTGAACCAGAAGCAATAACCACTCCCACCAAAGCAATTACCGACACTAGACGGACACCAGGTTTTTCTGCTAACGGTCGTTCTACTGCTGCTTCTTGATCTTGTTTTAAGCGATATTCTTGAGAAATAAGTTGATTTGCAGTAGGATTATACCCCGCCAGTCTTTGCTCGTCTTCAGGACTGATATCTTCGTCTTGTACAGCAGTTTGGCTAGAACGATAATTACCGTTATTAGTATGGGACTCTAGGGAATAATTAGCAGAATTTTCGTAGGAGTCAAATTCGTGGTTTTGATTTGAGTGATTTTGATTTGAATTGTCCATGATTCTACCTTTTTCCTTTTTAAATCCATGATCTTTAACGTCGCTGCTGAGGATTAAACTCAACCATTCTGATAATTTGCAATCCAGACGAGCGCATTTCGTAAATTTTCTGTTCTACCAATGGGGCATCTTTTCCTAATGGAGAACGGGGAATTTCCACTGCTTGGACTGTAAATGTGCGGTTGAAAGAAATACGCTCATCTCTACCAGTGGTGCGGTCAACTAAAATGCGAGTAGCAACCATATCTATTTCCCATTCTCCTAGTCTTATTGCTCTCGGTTCTGATAGATAGGAAATAATAGTTGTACTGCGAAGCTGTCCTGTAAAAACACTAGTAGGAACTAATTCAGCAATCTTAGGTAAAGAAGCTTGGGCGAATTTTGGTTCTAGTAGTAGAGAAGCAAACCAAGCTGTTGTAGGAATGCGCCCTTTTTTACCAACTTGAACACCTTGGTCTAGTTGATTAGTATCAGTGAGTTTATCATCCCAATTAAATGTTAGAGTTGTCCAATCACTAACTACTTTTTGAATCACTCCTGGATAGCGCCAATTGCGGTCTTGTTCGGAAATATAAATTGTTTCGCCATTCAATAATTGAGCAAAGGTAGTCTTGCGTTCAGCAATTTTATTGACCCTAAAAGCAGTGAATAGGATTAACAGAAATATCAGACTATTGAATGCCGTTAAACACAGAAAACAAATAGCTAATAAATTTTTGGATTCCGGCAGCAGTGGTGATTGCAGTCGTTTGATTTTCATAGCTATCTCAGTTCAATAGGACGGTGTGCAGTTGAGTGAGATATAAAAAAAATGCGGTATTTTTTTGGATATACCTTAAACCCTGCGGATCAAAGCAACACTAGTTGCTGTACCAATAGCACTACTAAGAATATCAATTAAACCTTTGACATTAGCAGAAATGCCGTTATAAATTGCCATTCCCCCACCTCCAGCTATTAGCATTGCCAAAATTGGCGCAAAGATACTCAAGAAAAACATGAAAGCCACATCAGATGCTAATGCTGCACCTGATTTGACCAGGACAACGGCTGTTAAACCCACCAAAATGTTGTATCCAAGTTGGACACCAAACAGAGAAATAAACCCAGTTAACCAAGCCCAAATAGGACGACCTTGCAATGGTAAAAGTGATAAACCAACTGCGATTGGTGCAAATAAAGCAGTTAGCAATAATGCTGCTTCTAAAATGTTTACAAATCCCCATTGTAGGGCATAAAGTATTAAGCGAATAATGGGAATAGCAGTATCTCGAAATACACTGCCAGGATCATTCACAAATTGAATAGCAGTACCAATCTGACCGGGCAATGTGCGTTCCCAAAGAAATTTAGCAAAATCTCGTAGTGGTTGAAGTGCAGATTTAGCTTTCTCTTCAGCTTCGGTAACAATTGCTTTTGCTTGTTCTTGCTTTGAATCCCAGCATTCAATTAAATCCCCTCCAACTTGTCCCTGACATTCACTGTAAAGATTTTCTAGCTGTTGTCTGGCAATACTGCTAATAGTTACATTAGAAATCGCAGCCTTGAATGTTAATTCACTAACTTGAATTTCTAGCACATTTTGTACTTGGTTATAAGCAAAGCCTCGGATAAGAAAAATGGTTTTGGCTAAAAAATTGCCATTACCACCAAGAAATATCATAATTACGAGTGGCCAGACAAAAATAGCTGCTAATTCCGACCAAGATTGTTTTTCAATAATTTCCTTCCCCGTTGT of Anabaena sp. PCC 7108 contains these proteins:
- a CDS encoding TrbI/VirB10 family protein, which translates into the protein MDNSNQNHSNQNHEFDSYENSANYSLESHTNNGNYRSSQTAVQDEDISPEDEQRLAGYNPTANQLISQEYRLKQDQEAAVERPLAEKPGVRLVSVIALVGVVIASGSTLWFGFLQPKPPAKQAAKTANPSPSSTRSEPVLDESAELKSRLAFQDQQQQLKVEKVEPVPTKSPSQTSQAKTQPTPPPVRTVQQQTVPPRTTAVRVTEPAPVVRRYSSPLVNSPVSYTPPQTIQQSVEKPESNADALQQWNQLAGLGQSQISNSTLSTQEKPTASTASNQTLKTLKSSTPTPQEAELRTVLVGSKSVDTQADLTPGMVGILNRTSANLVNSNAANTKDVALGTSVSAKVIMPMIWDEGGKNPNDRFAVELTKPLKATDGTEALPIGTVIVAKTTAVGKKNNLVSATAIALVYPDSQGTVKQETIPASTLLIRGDNKRPLIAQKLHDAGSDIAKQDLLVGLLSSLGRVGSIVNQPRTQSSTIVSGGNFNQSTVTTNSDPQIWAAALEGFFSPVSERLSRRSDQAVQELLQRPNIQFLPEGTEVSVVVNNFLKVAR